In one window of Oncorhynchus nerka isolate Pitt River unplaced genomic scaffold, Oner_Uvic_2.0 unplaced_scaffold_1863, whole genome shotgun sequence DNA:
- the LOC135567665 gene encoding uncharacterized protein LOC135567665, whose translation MLFPFSPGYDHRALSQSLDLPVCVVDDHLTSEAVNEMEQSNSTRSRATSVMETTEEGKLNTVEHLTLMDFLQNLTEKQWRGIREGMFDPLTKQQLAGLCLRIVQFLSDKLMQIIIPGLYELLGIQDAASPLSQRSLTASLTSLLDDKTNTKSRVRFTEAGVPKRPGSRKSYNSFRIPTPYPSSNCMEQEEEEEQESQHKFKEIYLTKGSGSYLPNGAMRYVLKGKFNNFIFISSITICEHYTFPCFVVKKI comes from the exons ATGTTGTTTCCATTCTCTCCTGGTTATGACCATAGAGCCTTGTCCCAGTCTCTagacctgcctgtctgtgtggtggATGACCACCTGACCTCTGAAGCTGTCAATGAGATG GAGCAGAGCAATTCTACCAGGAGCAGAGCAACCTCAGTGATGGAAACCACAGAAGAGGGGAAGCTCAACACTGTGGAACATCTGACACTTATGGACTTCCTTCAAAACCTAACTGAGAA GCAATGGAGGGGGATTCGTGAGGGCATGTTTGACCCG CTGACAAAACAACAGCTTGCCGGCTTGTGTCTGAGGATTGTCCAGTTTTTATCGGACAAGCTGATGCAGATCATCATCCCAGGTCTTTACGAACTACTGGGCATCCAAGATGCTGCCTCTCCATTGTCACAGAGATCTCTCACAGCGTCACTCACCAGTCTGTTAGACGATAAGACTAACACCAAGTCCCGTGTGAGATTTACTGAGGCTGGTGTACCTAAGAGGCCAGGCAGTCGAAAGTCTTACAATAGCTTTCGCATCCCGACTCCCTACCCTTCCTCCAACTGTATGgagcaggaagaggaagaagagcagGAATCACAACATAAGTTCAAGGAGATTTACCTGACTAAGGGCAGTGGAAGCTACCTGCCCAATGGGGCCATGAGGTATGTTCTTAAAGGGAAATTTAACAACTTCATATTCATCTCCAGCATCACCATATGTGAACATTACACATTTCCATGCTTTGTAGTAAAAAAAATATAG
- the LOC135567663 gene encoding uncharacterized protein LOC135567663, producing the protein MSLEDIEQQDYDVSDTETVRALSQSLDLPVCVVDDHLTSEAVNEMKQSSTVETTEEESLNSAKNLESFSLIINFLQNLTEEQWSRIRNGISDPLTKQQLAGLCLRIVQFLSDKLMQIIIPGLYELLGIQDAASPLSQRSLTSSLTSLLDDKVNTKSRVRFTEAGVPKRPGSRKSYNSFRIPTPYPSSNCMDQEEEEEQESQQLKFKEIYLTKEMGSLGSGSYCPKPLPKPAMRTSLSDVQKKTTNSDSLQVLLGVSEDTLVTCVQDSLQGSLSKLACMSNSPSGSAGSPKMTPAVMAEVIKDVKSAVSVVVKSASASQTSQVTPVRGDSQTKVTESMVRELAAKLEKVDQESKSLTGQVMTMISDTMVAFVDENEQNLLKDLKDKITFLASHVGFIDDLDALLDCIRKLSSEEFKRDTTQAVSEFLVKRSNSSLTSAQPAYSVASRSCSVQNQRTLSKDICADSPAFGIIDTFVEDLQSLAQPAEVEERDPDLQENAQKRKSRIWSATTSLYKNIKKTLKGFTIHRRRSDVQRRMSSHTPTEDSGHLVTKEYLGLASQNLTQASKSVPHLPSLNQEVTLHTGVSESSKLL; encoded by the exons ATGTCCCTGGAGGACATAGAACAACAAGACTATGATGTTTCTGACACTGAGACAGTCAG AGCCTTGTCCCAGTCTCTagacctgcctgtctgtgtggtggATGACCACCTGACCTCTGAAGCTGTCAATGAGATG AAGCAAAGCAGCACTGTGGAAACCACAGAAGAAGAGAGCCTCAACAGTGCCAAAAATCTTGAGTCTTTTTCACTGATTATCAACTTCCTGCAGAACCTAACTGAGGA GCAATGGAGTAGGATTCGTAATGGCATTTCTGACCCG CTGACAAAACAACAGCTTGCCGGCTTGTGTCTGAGGATTGTCCAGTTTTTATCGGACAAGCTGATGCAGATCATCATCCCAGGTCTTTACGAACTACTGGGCATCCAAGATGCTGCCTCTCCATTGTCACAGAGATCTCTCACATCGTCACTCACCAGTCTGTTAGACGATAAGGTTAACACCAAGTCCCGCGTGAGATTTACTGAGGCTGGTGTACCTAAGAGGCCAGGCAGTCGAAAGTCTTACAATAGCTTTCGCATCCCGACTCCCTACCCTTCCTCCAACTGTATGGatcaggaagaggaagaagagcagGAATCACAACAACTTAAGTTCAAGGAGATTTACCTGACTAAGGAGATGGGCAGTCTGGGCAGTGGAAGCTACTGCCCAAAACCATTGCCCAAGCCAGCCATGAG AACCTCTCTGTCTGATGTGCAGAAGAAGACAACCAACTCTGACTCGCTACAAGTCCTCTTAGGTGTCTCAGAGGACACCCTCGTCACCTGTGTGCAGGACAGCCTGCAAGGTTCTCTCTCCAAACTTGCATGCATGTCCAATTCTCCATCTGGAAGTGCAGGCTCTCCGAAGATGACCCCTGCTGTAATGGCAGAAGTGATTAAAGATGTCAAGTCGGCCGTATCAGTGGTCGTTAAGAGTGCCTCCGCTAGCCAAACCTCTCAAGTGACACCGGTAAGGGGAGACTCACAGACCAAGGTGACTGAGAGCATGGTGAGAGAGCTGGCTGCTAAACTTGAAAAAGTTGACCAAGAGAGCAAGAGTCTAACAGGGCAAGTCATGACCATGATCTCTGACACAATGGTGGCTTTTGTTGACGAGAACGAACAGAATTTGCTGAAAGATCTGAAGGACAAGATCACGTTTTTGGCATCGCATGTTGGCTTCATTGACGATCTTGATGCCCTGTTAGATTGTATTAGAAAACTCTCAAGTGAGGAATTCAAGAGAGACACCACTCAAGCAGTGAGTGAGTTCCTAGTTAAAAGGTCCAACAGTAGCTTAACTAGTGCACAGCCTGCTTATTCTGTAGCATCCAGGTCTTGTTCCGTTCAAAACCAGAGAACCTTGTCAAAGGATATTTGTGCGGATTCTCCTGCCTTTGGCATCATTGACACATTTGTGGAAGACCTGCAGAGCTTGGCGCAACCTGcagaagtagaggagagagatcCTGACCTCCAGGAAAATGCACAAAAGCGAAAGAGCAGGATCTGGTCTGCTACCACTAGTTTATATAAAAATATTAAGAAGACATTAAAGGGCTTCACCATTCACCGGCGGAGGTCAGACGTGCAGAGAAGAATGTCTAGCCATACACCCACAGAGGACTCTGGACATCTTGTGACTAAGGAGTACCTTGGTTTGGCAAGCCAGAACTTGACGCAAGCTAGTAAGAGTGTGCCTCACTTGCCCAGTTTGAACCAGGAAGTGACTCTACACACGGGTGTCAGCGAGAGTTCAAAACTTCTCTGA